The Rhododendron vialii isolate Sample 1 chromosome 5a, ASM3025357v1 genome contains a region encoding:
- the LOC131325241 gene encoding L10-interacting MYB domain-containing protein-like, whose amino-acid sequence MEVLSNKKGGLKKNLLWTQEMDDYLVDVLYEQDLYGNKIDRSFTATTYANASKAMSQKFGENISKEHIKNRLKTIRQNFNLAYDLVKNTSGLGWNEETIMLEADPDVWKELLASNPDAKKFHMRPLPKFDQLVSIFGNDRATGACAETAKEKKRRWDKERSERSMDYIDEFLTQNEVQFENLDDSLRSTSKNFTSIQHHPPKALKEKKQWLIYCLSNFKCSTTESMKLLLHLEKEIWFSMKETRH is encoded by the exons ATGGAAGTTCTTTCCAACAAAAAGGGTGGTCTAAAGAAAAATTTGCTTTGGACACAAGAAATGGACGACTATCTTGTTGATGTTTTGTATGAACAAGACTTGTATGGTAACAAAATTGATAGAAGCTTCACAGCAACAACATATGCAAATGCTTCTAAGGCTATGTCCCAGAAATTTGGTGAGAACATATCGAAGGAACACATCAAAAACCGCCTCAAAACCATCAGACAAAACTTTAACTTGGCTTACGACCTTGTCAAGAACACTAGTGGGCTGGGGTGGAACGAAGAGACGATAATGCTTGAAGCTGATCCAGACGTTTGGAAAGAACTACTAGCT TCAAACCCCGATGCAAAGAAGTTTCATATGCGGCCTCTTCCCAAGTTTGATCAACTAGTGTCAATCTTTGGGAATGATCGAGCTACAGGTGCTTGTGCTGAAACTGCCAAAGAAAAGAAGCGTCGATGGGATAAAGAGCGGAGTGAAAGAAGCATGGACTATATTGATGAATTCTTGACTCAAAATGAAGTGCAGTTTGAAAACTTGGATGATAGCTTACGATcaacttcaaaaaatttcaccTCGATTCAACACCATCCTCCAAAGGcactaaaagaaaagaagcaatgGTTGATTTACTGCTTGAGCAATTTCAAGTGTTCAACAACGGAATCAATGAAGTTGCTGCTGCACTTAGAGAAGGAAATCTGGTTCTCCATGAAGGAAACTCGGCACTAA
- the LOC131327808 gene encoding receptor-like protein 34, with protein MEFSCLTRLTLLYLDFVNISANGYEWGQVISSSLPNLRVLSLRNCHLSGPIDSSLQNLQYLSEIDLSANNFSSPVPDFFANFANLTVLILSDSEFYGTFPNTIFQRVQTLETLDLSGNQLLYGSLPDFPQNQPLRNLVLHYTSFSGNLPESIGNLMELQTIDIFGCHFSGPIPNSLANLSQLVSLSFGSNNFAGPIPSFQRSKDLTDINLYQNALTGPVPSIYFEGLANLENIDLGYNSFNGSIPSSLFSLPSLQRIELSNNQFSHEVSGFLPNGSLSPLVTLDLSSNKIQGPIPSYFFDFQSLQQLYLSFNNFNGTIQLESIHRLQNLTHLDFSYNSLSVNASISNSSLSTFPQLQTLQLASCKMQKFPPLMNQSQLFHLDLSDNQISGVIPNWIWNLAHGFPTTKFVGYLNLSGNFLLHGEIPIPPESANYVDYSRNNFSSSLSADIGKAIAAANFFFISDNMLSGPIPPSICNGSSLQILDLSNNRLTGNIPHCLIDTVTTTLGVLNLQNNNLTGNITGTFPKGCGLRTLDLNGNLFEGQVPKSLANCADMEVLNLGTNNMNGNFPCFLMNLSNLRILVLRSNKFHGSIQCREINNTIWPKLQIIDLALNNFKGILPSKFFSQRKAMMDGGNAQQDLNHLRFAMLRDKYYQVSVTVIIKGLEMKLVKILTIFTVIDFSKNNFKGEIPDIVGDLKSLYVLNLSHNALTGSIPSSLGNLTQLGSLDLSWNKLGGSIPVTLASLTFLSFLNLSYNQLIGMIPTGTQLQSFPRTSYEGNKGLWGAPLTTCCKEAELVPPPLDGTQSYTEDDEINWVYITTTLGYTVGFGVIVVPLLYSKRWRQCYYKPLDRVIVRILYHREQRSRNQRRRNNIHQLRRRQRP; from the exons ATGGAATTCTCGTGCTTGACAAG GCTTACATTGCTTTATTTGGACTTCGTAAATATATCAGCAAATGGGTATGAATGGGGTCAGGTCATTTCATCTTCACTGCCTAACCTGCGAGTTTTGAGCTTGAGGAATTGTCATCTTTCAGGCCCTATTGATTCTTCCCTTCAAAACCTTCAGTATCTTTCAGAAATCGATCTGTCTGCGAACAATTTCTCATCTCCTGTCCCGGATTTCTTTGCCAATTTCGCAAATTTGACAGTTTTAATTCTGAGTGATTCGGAATTCTATGGAACATTTCCAAACACCATATTTCAGCGGGTACAAACACTGGAGACTCTGGATTTGTCAGGGAATCAACTACTCTATGGTTCTTTACCTGATTTTCCACAAAATCAGCCCCTTCGGAATCTGGTGCTCCACTACACTAGTTTTTCAGGGAATTTACCGGAATCTATTGGGAATTTGATGGAGCTACAAACGATAGATATTTTCGGGTGTCATTTCAGCGGACCGATTCCAAATTCGCTGGCAAACCTTAGTCAGCTTGTTTCTTTGTCTTTTGGATCAAACAATTTTGCAGGTCCCATACCTTCGTTTCAGCGATCCAAAGATCTCACTGACATAAACCTCTATCAGAATGCTCTAACAGGTCCAGTTCCTTCCATTTACTTTGAAGGCCTTGCAAATCTTGAAAATATTGATCTCGGATACAATTCCTTCAACGGGAGTATTCCTTCTTCCCTGTTTTCCCTTCCCTCTCTGCAGAGAATTGAACTTTCCAACAACCAATTCAGTCATGAAGTTTCTGGTTTTCTTCCAAATGGTTCTTTGTCTCCTTTGGTTACACTAGATTTGAGTAGTAACAAAATACAAGGGCCTATTCCCTCGTACTTCTTTGATTTCCAAAGTCTCCAACAACTCTATCTTTCTTTCAACAACTTCAATGGCACCATACAGCTAGAAAGTATCCATAGGCTTCAAAATCTTACGCACCTTGACTTTTCATACAATAGCTTGTCAGTCAATGCAAGTATCAGTAACTCTAGCTTATCAACATTTCCCCAGCTCCAAACACTACAATTGGCTTCTTGCAAGATGCAAAAGTTCCCTCCTCTAATGAACCAATCTCAGTTGTTTCATTTAGACCTTTCGGACAACCAAATTTCTGGGGTAATACCTAATTGGATTTGGAATCTTGCTCATGGATTTCCGACTACCAAATTTGTGGGTTATCTGAATCTTTCTGGTAATTTCCTA CTCCATGGTGAAATCCCAATACCACCAGAATCAGCAAACTACGTGGACTACTCAAGGAATAACTTCAGCTCTTCTCTTTCTGCTGACATTGGCAAAGCCATTGCTGCTGctaatttcttctttatttcagATAACATGCTTTCTGGACCTATCCCTCCATCAATATGCAATGGGAGCAGCCTACAGATTCTCGATTTGTCCAACAATAGACTTACTGGCAATATACCTCATTGTCTTATAGATACTGTTACTACGACCCTTGGCGTACTGAATTTGCAAAACAACAATCTTACTGGTAACATAACAGGGACATTCCCCAAAGGTTGTGGTTTGAGAACCCTTGATTTGAATGGAAATCTCTTCGAAGGGCAGGTTCCAAAATCCCTAGCCAATTGTGCAGACATGGAGGTTTTGAACCTTGGAACCAACAACATGAATGGAAACTTTCCATGCTTCTTGATGAACTTATCCAACTTGCGCATCTTGGTTTTACGATCCAACAAATTCCATGGAAGTATTCAGTGCCGAGAAATCAATAATACTATCTGGCCAAAGCTCCAAATCATTGACCTAGCTTTGAACAACTTCAAGGGTATTCTACCTTCAAAATTCTTTTCACAGAGGAAGGCAATGATGGATGGGGGTAATGCACAACAAGATCTCAATCACTTGCGGTTTGCAATGTTACGTGATAAGTACTACCAGGTTTCAGTCACAGTTATCATCAAAGGGTTAGAAATGAAGCTGGTCAAGATCTTAACTATATTTACGGTCATCGATTTCTCAAAGAACAATTTCAAGGGAGAGATACCAGATATAGTTGGGGATCTGAAATCCCTCTATGTTCTCAACCTATCACACAATGCCCTCACTGGTTCAATCCCATCATCACTTGGAAACTTGACACAGCTTGGATCACTTGACCTCTCGTGGAACAAGCTCGGTGGAAGCATCCCAGTGACACTTGCGAGTCTGACATTTCTTTCATTCCTAAACTTATCATACAATCAACTCATTGGAATGATCCCAACAGGCACCCAACTTCAATCATTTCCAAGAACATCGTACGAAGGAAACAAAGGATTATGGGGAGCTCCTTTGACCACTTGTTGCAAGGAAGCAGAATTGGTTCCGCCACCATTGGATGGTACGCAATCATATACTGAAGATGATGAGATTAATTGGGTCTACATAACCACTACGTTGGGGTATACAGTGGGGTTTGGAGTTATTGTCGTGCCACTTTTGTATTCGAAAAGATGGAGACAATGCTACTACAAACCTCTTGATAGAGTTATTGTGAGGATTCTCTATCATCGAGAGCAGCgatcaagaaatcaaagaagaagaaataacatACACCAGCTTCGGAGACGCCAACGCCCCTGA